A region of Bacillota bacterium DNA encodes the following proteins:
- a CDS encoding phage portal protein, with amino-acid sequence MAWWDEIGRRATAVVKAARGGQPVTMAEEYALSPQGDPGAQLGPGAAPQPYPLGGEPRQYQYRAGWNIPGTAGEGRVDAQMLRTLADSYDLLRRCIEIRKNEIASLEWDVVPKEKNRRKSQQVRDEHADQIAGIKAFIESPEAYMAKVDGKWIRRGLTAFSDWVSALLEDHFVGDWMTIYPRRKMNGELLSLERIDGSTIKPLLGLDGRVPIPPLPAYNQYIHGRPVTEFTADELYYRPRTRRNTTPYGFSHIEQVLVHVNEALRFQLWTTAYFTDGSMPEGFFTSPEGWTLEQIREFNEYINAELAGNPKALRQFHLIPNGSTYIPVKPFNFDDTFARHLIEKTCGLMDVQPMEIGFYPKSGLGGAGFGEHQEAVTKRKSLRPTAKWLAEIFNDIIANWFGHPELEFNWTSLAEEDEKEQVETDTARLFSGQATLDQILMEHGNEPVGVDTPMVLAGATLYFLPDLLAGQEEGRPEPTLPPAFPGALQPGGQEPGGKPKGPEPKADDEPAEEPKPEKGDKAEPPVEVVKAALAGELKKWERKSLGRLRDGRKAACEFASAIIPDGVKAAIMADLAGAATVADVRDVFTKAAVRRQDMPRPRDLIKLRRALAKDLAGFLAEEGDRLADHVAAAESAQAAVGSYNWSRWVTGAMPILQKHLEKLHALGGKSALGVLKLQGTFDLRSEAAEEYARARAAELVGKRVLADGTVIDNPDRRWAITETTRQAIRDEVERGLAESLSAVDLAEELRSSHAFSASRATTIARTESGTAYNRGAIDGYRDSGVVDEVEVFDGDYDAECQAANGQIWTLDEAEANP; translated from the coding sequence ATGGCGTGGTGGGATGAGATCGGCCGGCGGGCAACCGCCGTCGTGAAGGCAGCCCGCGGTGGCCAGCCTGTCACCATGGCCGAGGAGTACGCTCTGAGCCCCCAGGGCGACCCCGGTGCGCAGCTCGGCCCGGGCGCCGCTCCGCAGCCCTACCCCCTCGGCGGCGAACCACGGCAGTATCAGTATCGGGCGGGCTGGAACATCCCAGGGACGGCCGGCGAGGGCCGGGTCGACGCCCAGATGCTGCGGACCCTGGCGGATAGCTACGACCTTCTCCGCCGGTGCATCGAGATTCGGAAGAACGAGATCGCCTCCCTCGAATGGGACGTTGTCCCCAAGGAGAAGAACCGGCGGAAGAGCCAGCAGGTTCGGGATGAGCACGCCGACCAGATCGCTGGTATCAAGGCCTTCATTGAGTCCCCCGAGGCCTACATGGCCAAGGTCGACGGCAAATGGATCCGCCGGGGCCTGACCGCGTTCTCGGACTGGGTGTCGGCCCTCCTCGAGGACCACTTCGTCGGTGACTGGATGACAATCTACCCCCGTCGCAAGATGAACGGCGAGCTGCTCTCCCTGGAGCGGATCGACGGTTCGACGATCAAGCCACTCCTCGGCCTCGACGGCCGTGTCCCAATTCCCCCGCTGCCGGCTTACAACCAGTACATCCACGGCCGACCCGTCACCGAGTTCACCGCGGACGAACTCTATTACCGACCCCGGACGAGGCGGAACACGACGCCCTACGGCTTTTCCCACATCGAACAGGTCCTCGTCCACGTCAATGAGGCGCTGAGGTTCCAGCTCTGGACCACGGCCTACTTCACCGACGGGTCGATGCCTGAGGGGTTCTTCACTTCGCCCGAGGGGTGGACGCTAGAGCAGATCCGGGAGTTCAACGAGTACATCAACGCCGAATTGGCCGGCAACCCGAAGGCCCTGCGTCAGTTTCACCTGATTCCCAATGGCAGTACCTATATCCCGGTCAAGCCGTTCAACTTCGACGATACCTTCGCCCGGCACCTGATCGAGAAGACCTGCGGGCTCATGGATGTCCAGCCGATGGAGATCGGGTTTTATCCGAAGTCCGGTCTCGGTGGGGCTGGGTTCGGCGAGCACCAGGAAGCGGTCACCAAGCGGAAGAGCCTGCGGCCCACGGCCAAGTGGCTGGCCGAAATCTTCAACGACATCATCGCCAACTGGTTCGGCCATCCCGAGCTGGAGTTCAACTGGACGAGCCTGGCCGAGGAGGACGAGAAGGAACAGGTCGAGACGGACACGGCACGACTCTTCTCGGGCCAGGCCACACTCGACCAAATCCTCATGGAGCACGGCAACGAGCCGGTCGGAGTGGATACTCCGATGGTCCTCGCCGGCGCCACGCTGTACTTTCTGCCCGACCTTTTGGCCGGCCAGGAGGAGGGGCGTCCGGAGCCAACTCTGCCGCCGGCCTTCCCCGGGGCGCTGCAACCTGGTGGCCAGGAGCCGGGAGGCAAACCCAAAGGCCCCGAGCCGAAAGCCGACGACGAGCCGGCCGAAGAGCCCAAGCCCGAGAAGGGCGACAAGGCAGAGCCGCCGGTCGAGGTTGTCAAGGCGGCCCTGGCTGGCGAGCTGAAGAAATGGGAACGCAAATCACTGGGCCGCCTGCGTGATGGACGCAAGGCGGCCTGCGAGTTCGCGTCGGCGATAATCCCCGACGGGGTTAAGGCGGCCATCATGGCCGACCTGGCCGGGGCTGCGACCGTGGCCGACGTCCGAGACGTGTTCACCAAGGCGGCCGTCAGGCGCCAGGACATGCCGCGGCCCCGTGACCTGATCAAGCTCCGGCGGGCCCTGGCCAAGGACTTGGCGGGCTTCCTCGCCGAGGAGGGAGATCGTCTCGCCGATCATGTTGCCGCGGCCGAGTCGGCCCAAGCGGCCGTCGGCTCCTATAACTGGAGCCGGTGGGTGACCGGGGCGATGCCGATCCTGCAGAAACACCTTGAGAAACTCCACGCCCTGGGGGGCAAGTCGGCCCTCGGGGTCCTGAAGCTCCAGGGCACGTTCGACCTCAGGTCCGAGGCGGCCGAGGAGTACGCCCGGGCCCGGGCAGCCGAGCTCGTTGGGAAGAGGGTCCTGGCCGACGGGACGGTCATCGACAACCCCGACCGGCGGTGGGCGATCACCGAGACCACCCGTCAGGCTATCCGGGACGAGGTCGAGCGCGGACTAGCCGAGAGCCTCTCGGCGGTCGACCTGGCGGAGGAGTTGCGATCGAGCCACGCGTTCTCGGCCTCGCGGGCAACGACCATCGCCAGGACGGAATCCGGCACGGCTTACAACCGTGGGGCCATCGACGGGTACCGCGATTCGGGCGTGGTCGACGAGGTGGAGGTCTTTGACGGCGATTACGACGCGGAGTGCCAGGCGGCCAACGGGCAGATCTGGACGCTCGACGAGGCTGAGGCCAACCC